ATTCCCGACCACGACCCCCCCTTCGTACCCGGCGGCATGGGTAAACTGAAGGCCGCCGTTGACATCCCCGGCGGCAAAAATGTGCTTTTGACTGGTCCTCAGGCGACTGTCCACAAAAATGCCTCCGGGCTCGTAATCGACACCAATGCCGTCGAGGTCCAGACCGCCGGTATTGGCTGCCCTTCCCATGGCCACAAGAATCTCTTCCGACTTCAGGGCCATTGGTTTTCCGGAGGCGCTTCGGATGCCCACCTCTTTTTGGTCCCCTTTTTTTGAGATCTTCTCGATAAACGCCCCCAGGTGGAACACCACCCCCTCCTGGGCCAGCACCCCCATGGCCGCATCGGCCATGTCCCTGTCTTCCTTTCCCAGTATCTGATCCGCGCGTTCCACGACGGTAACCAGGCTTCCCAACCGCTGAAAAGCCTGGGCCATTTCGATGCCGATGGGCCCGCCGCCGAGAATGGTCAGGGATGCGGGCAGCGTTTCCAGGGAAAAGAGTTCGCGGTTGGTCAGAAAGCCGGTTGCGTGCAGGCCGGGTATGGGCGGCACCGAGGGAGAAGAACCCGTGGCGATGACCCAGTTTTTGGCGGATATGA
This genomic window from Deltaproteobacteria bacterium contains:
- a CDS encoding FAD-dependent oxidoreductase; the encoded protein is MMAHDYDIGIIGGGAAGLTVASGAAQLGAKVLLIEKEGALGGDCLHYGCVPSKTLIHSAHVYHLMKCGRRFGLPEIEIPPVDFSRIAARIREVVGIIQRHDSEERFCKMGAKIAFGQAVFKDEYSVELDGKVISAKNWVIATGSSPSVPPIPGLHATGFLTNRELFSLETLPASLTILGGGPIGIEMAQAFQRLGSLVTVVERADQILGKEDRDMADAAMGVLAQEGVVFHLGAFIEKISKKGDQKEVGIRSASGKPMALKSEEILVAMGRAANTGGLDLDGIGVDYEPGGIFVDSRLRTSQKHIFAAGDVNGGLQFTHAAGYEGGVVVGN